The proteins below are encoded in one region of Oryzias melastigma strain HK-1 linkage group LG7, ASM292280v2, whole genome shotgun sequence:
- the si:ch211-148l7.4 gene encoding zinc finger protein 271, with translation MDGVSWSTPRSQESFSRSASAANTLSKLASFLARADPKQQRQQPPAQLYFCQECGKGFSHAAGLLQHQESKHTLPKPHRCPSCGQEFSLKSSLQLHQCDRSSTCCEHCSASPRLGSLGHACTTWTLNMSRLQDKSLHRQPDLLDSTPYACAPCGRGFSQKQALLHHQQAGCSEPPSPSSMVDASSLPEDSPPASEGGSTRSNYSDTPGPSSRDVITCSFCSRTFRSEAAMERHKENNHADQEQRRLRNRAAKDSKGVSVSRESQLRPKNKLLSCRSCDMVFRSTSKLYVHRKEKHSREKPLPNEQSLDIHKRGKAETHACQICNKVFIYTVSLRAHYRQHAAKRGPAPALIRATKELSPLEDKPNTIKPSLVDHRAVRGGEGRPREEPTVTLSDELQVRVSAEEEEGEFPCPSCPEVFSLQRQLREHVKLHQSSVRRRQCSVCTNNMDTCKGPGSKRHRLYHCVPCQQGFSALDCFLQHCQEHLRVRVEEDRVSEALAQQASKA, from the coding sequence ATGGACGGAGTCAGCTGGAGCACCCCCAGATCTCAGGAGTCGTTCAGCCGCTCCGCTTCAGCAGCAAACACCCTCTCCAAGCTGGCCAGCTTCCTCGCCCGCGCTGACCCGaagcagcagcggcagcagccgCCGGCCCAGCTGTATTTCTGTCAAGAGTGTGGGAAGGGTTTCTCGCATGCAGCAGGTCTGCTGCAGCATCAGGAGTCGAAGCACACGCTGCCGAAGCCTCACCGCTGTCCATCGTGTGGACAGGAGTTCTCCCTGAAGTCCTCTCTGCAGCTGCATCAGTGCGACCGCAGCTCCACCTGCTGTGAACACTGCAGTGCCTCGCCCCGGCTCGGTTCTCTGGGTCATGCGTGCACAACTTGGACTTTGAACATGAGCAGGCTGCAGGACAAATCGCTTCACCGGCAGCCTGACCTGCTGGACAGCACGCCATACGCATGTGCACCCTGTGGGAGAGGCTTTAGCCAGAAGCAGGCGCTGCTGCACCATCAGCAGGCCGGTTGCAGCGAGCCGCCGTCCCCATCAAGCATGGTTGATGCCAGCAGCCTTCCAGAGGACTCTCCACCTGCTTCTGAGGGAGGCTCCACTCGCTCCAATTACTCAGACACCCCAGGGCCAAGCAGCAGGGACGTTATCACCTGCAGCTTCTGCTCCAGAACATTCCGCTCTGAGGCGGCGATGGAGCGTCATAAAGAAAACAATCACGCTGACCAGGAACAGAGGAGATTAAGAAATAGAGCTGCTAAGGACTCCAAGGGTGTCAGCGTTTCTAGAGAATCCCAGCTGAGACCCAAAAATAAGCTTCTGAGCTGTCGTTCTTGTGACATGGTCTTCAGGAGCACCTCCAAACTGTACGTGCACAGAAAAGAGAAGCACAGCAGAGAGAAACCCCTCCCGAACGAGCAAAGCCTGGACATCCACAAGCGTGGGAAAGCGGAGACGCATGCCTGTCAGATCTGCAACAAAGTCTTCATCTACACTGTGTCATTACGCGCTCATTACAGGCAGCACGCAGCAAAGCGAGGTCCGGCCCCCGCCCTCATCCGGGCCACCAAGGAGCTATCGCCTTTAGAAGACAAaccaaacacaataaaacccaGTCTGGTGGACCATCGGGCAGTCAGGGGCGGGGAAGGAAGGCCCCGGGAGGAGCCCACGGTGACCCTCTCTGATGAACTGCAGGTACGGGTgtctgcagaggaggaggagggggagttCCCCTGCCCCTCCTGTCCAGAGGTGTTCTCCCTGCAGCGGCAGCTGAGAGAGCATGTGAAGCTGCACCAGTCCTCCGTGAGGAGGCGTCAGTGCAGCGTGTGCACCAACAACATGGACACCTGCAAGGGGCCCGGCTCCAAGAGGCACCGGCTGTACCACTGCGTGCCCTGCCAGCAGGGCTTCTCCGCGCTGGACTGCTTCCTCCAACACTGTCAGGAGCACCTTCGGGTGCGGGTGGAGGAGGACCGAGTCTCGGAGGCGCTGGCTCAGCAGGCCAGCAAAGCCTGA
- the snrpg gene encoding small nuclear ribonucleoprotein G: MSKAHPPELKKFMDKKLSLKLNGGRHVQGILRGFDPFMNLVMDDCLEVAPGGQQNTIGMVVIRGNSIIMLEALERV; encoded by the exons ATGAGCAAAGCGCACCCACCAGAGCTAAAGAA aTTCATGGACAAAAAGCTTTCCC TGAAGCTAAACGGAGGCAGACACGTCCAGGGCATCCTGCGAGGGTTCGACCCCTTCATGAACCTGGTAATGGACGACTGTCTGGAGGTGGCCCCCGGAGGACAGCAGAACACCATCGGGATGGTG GTCATCCGAGGAAACAGCATCATCATGTTGGAGGCTTTGGAGCGAGTATGA
- the LOC112159741 gene encoding pyridoxal phosphate homeostasis protein — MWKAAMSEEVGKAIQSVLERMTQAATRRPRTLPAVTPRLVAVSKTKPPEMIVEAYRHGQRNFGENYVNELVEKASDPLILESCPEIKWHFIGHLQKNNVNKLLGVPNLFLVETVDSAKLADRVNSSWQRVRGANTQRLKVMVQINTSAEQSKHGLPPEETVSTVKHIVSQCSALHFSGLMTIGRYGYDLTLGPNPDFQMLLGRRQEVCDSLKLPLEEVELSMGMSTDFEHAIEVGATNVRVGSIIFGNREYPNSAANTPNPSPSPSPAHSPEKTSKVVCEEAAKKMHHLTV; from the exons ATGTGGAAAGCAGCAATGTCGGAGGAGGTTGGGAAGGCGATCCAGTCTGTGTTGGAGCGGATGACCCAGGCGGCGACGCGGCGTCCCCGG ACCTTGCCGGCTGTCACACCTCGGCTGGTTGCTGTCAGCAAAACCAAGCCCCCAGAGATGATTGTGGAGGCCTACAGACACGGGCAGCGCAACTTTGGAGAGAACTAT GTCAATGAGCTGGTGGAGAAAGCCTCTGACCCTCTG ATTTTAGAATCGTGTCCTGAAATCAAGTGGCATTTTATCGGACATCTACAGAAGAATAATGTCAACAAGCTCCTAG GAGTTCCTAACCTGTTCCTCGTGGAGACGGTGGACTCCGCCAAACTGGCTGACCGGGTCAACAGCTCGTGGCAGCGCGTCAGAGGAGCCAACACTCAGAGGTTAAAGGTCATGGTGCAGATCAACACCAGTGCAGAGCAGA GTAAACACGGCCTGCCGCCGGAGGAGACGGTCAGCACGGTGAAGCACATCGTGTCGCAGTGCTCCGCCCTGCACTTCTCAGGACTCATGACCATCGGGCGCTACGGTTACGACCTCACTCTGGGTCCCAACCCCGACTTTCAG ATGCTCTTGGGTCGGAGGCAGGAGGTGTGCGACAGTCTGAAGCTGCCgctggaggaggtggagctCAGCATGGGCATGTCCACCGACTTCGAACACGCG ATCGAGGTGGGCGCCACCAACGTGCGCGTCGGCAGCATCATCTTCGGAAACAGGGAGTATCCCAACAGCGCGGCCAACACCCCGAACCCCAGTCCGAGTCCGAGTCCCGCCCACAGCCCCGAGAAGACATCCAAGGTGGTGTGTGAAGAAGCTGCCAAGAAGATGCATCATCTCACCGTCTAA